Proteins from one Pagrus major chromosome 1, Pma_NU_1.0 genomic window:
- the apela gene encoding apelin receptor early endogenous ligand — MRIFNLFYLLLLLVAVVAPAFSARPDFLNMRRKYHRHFCPHRRCMPLHSRVPFP, encoded by the exons ATGAGAATCTTCAATCTGTTctacctgctcctgctgctcgtAGCTGTTGTTGCACCAGCCTTCTCAGCCAGACCAG ATTTCCTGAACATGAGGAGAAAATACCACAGACACTTCTGCCCACACAGACGCTGCATGCCTCTCCACTCCAGAGTCCCCTTCCC